From a single Bacteroidota bacterium genomic region:
- a CDS encoding DUF2027 domain-containing protein — translation MQLKIGDKVRFLNEKGEGVISGFINKNTVNVRIEEGFDIPYLIDQLVTIHTNKPSEPIKSVEPVSIDEVVTVIKNTIPANSTFSKGVYLLFIPESDKNILEAPLQLAITNYTEYDLLYTLSTKRAEGYVTISSGDISAGRNNNILLISRSELERFTHVKVDLIYYSNAAHKPYPPVSEILRINPVRFYKENNFVKTPFLPKRSFVAVIAGLDDAANWENVEIDPDELARVMKQKRSSGQTILSKPHKLSDPETEVDLHIEELIESHVGMSNAQILDVQLKHFKAELETAIASNVKKITFIHGVGIGRLKQEIYAILKTYDRIRFHDAPYSRYGFGATEVVLR, via the coding sequence ATGCAATTGAAAATAGGTGATAAGGTTCGTTTCCTCAATGAAAAAGGCGAAGGTGTAATCAGCGGCTTTATTAACAAAAACACCGTCAACGTCCGCATTGAAGAAGGGTTTGATATTCCTTATCTGATCGATCAATTGGTAACTATTCATACCAACAAACCCTCTGAACCAATAAAATCGGTGGAGCCAGTATCAATTGACGAAGTTGTGACTGTTATAAAAAATACAATTCCTGCCAATTCAACTTTTTCAAAAGGGGTGTACCTGCTTTTTATTCCGGAGTCGGATAAAAACATTCTTGAGGCGCCTTTGCAACTGGCAATTACTAATTATACCGAGTATGATCTGTTGTATACCTTGTCGACGAAACGTGCGGAAGGTTATGTTACAATAAGTTCAGGTGATATTTCCGCGGGCAGGAATAATAATATTTTACTCATCAGCCGCAGCGAACTGGAACGTTTTACCCATGTTAAAGTCGATCTTATTTATTACAGCAATGCTGCTCACAAACCGTATCCGCCCGTATCGGAAATACTGCGTATCAACCCGGTGAGGTTTTATAAAGAAAATAACTTTGTAAAGACTCCTTTTTTACCCAAACGCTCTTTTGTTGCTGTGATAGCCGGTTTGGACGATGCAGCTAACTGGGAAAATGTTGAAATTGATCCTGATGAATTAGCCCGTGTAATGAAACAGAAAAGATCTTCCGGTCAAACTATATTGAGTAAACCGCATAAGCTGAGCGACCCGGAAACAGAAGTTGACCTGCACATAGAGGAATTAATTGAAAGTCATGTGGGAATGAGCAACGCGCAAATACTGGATGTTCAGCTGAAACATTTTAAGGCCGAACTTGAAACCGCGATAGCTTCCAATGTAAAGAAGATCACATTTATTCATGGAGTGGGTATTGGCCGGCTTAAACAGGAGATATATGCTATTCTTAAAACCTACGATCGCATTCGTTTTCACGATGCGCCTTATTCCAGGTATGGATTTGGGGCGACCGAGGTAGTGCTTCGTTGA
- the aroB gene encoding 3-dehydroquinate synthase, giving the protein MPKDTIAINAGNYSIYIGNEAISRLGAHLKQSTYKKSKFFILVDQNTIRHCLPLLVDHVKVLKTAEIIEVESGEQNKNIEVCIELWKTLGEYKANRRSVLINLGGGVIGDMGGFVASTFKRGIEFINIPTTLLSQVDASVGGKVGIDLNHLKNEIGVFNNPSNVIVYPYFLKTLSKKEYLSGFAEIIKHALIADAAYWKDVAKAQLGDEDIILNLIKHSIQIKYEVVKKDPHEKGLRKILNFGHTIGHAFESYFLEKNETTLLHGEAVAAGMICEAYLSYKKNKLSHTELDEITSFISSLYKQVYFKKEEEIRLIELMQHDKKNEDKNIIFTLLSRIGKADINKTCSVDQIRDSFKYYREQYKAQDV; this is encoded by the coding sequence ATGCCAAAAGATACTATTGCTATAAACGCAGGTAATTATTCCATATACATTGGAAACGAAGCGATCAGCCGGCTTGGCGCTCACTTGAAGCAAAGCACCTATAAAAAATCAAAGTTTTTTATTCTTGTCGATCAGAATACTATCAGGCATTGCCTTCCCCTGCTTGTGGATCATGTTAAAGTCCTGAAAACTGCAGAGATCATTGAGGTGGAAAGCGGTGAACAGAATAAAAACATTGAAGTTTGCATTGAGTTGTGGAAAACACTTGGCGAATATAAGGCAAATCGCCGTTCGGTATTGATCAACCTTGGGGGTGGCGTTATTGGCGATATGGGCGGCTTTGTGGCATCCACATTTAAGCGCGGTATTGAGTTCATTAATATTCCCACTACCCTGCTTTCACAGGTTGATGCTTCAGTGGGTGGAAAAGTAGGCATTGACCTGAACCACCTGAAAAACGAGATCGGGGTATTTAACAACCCCTCAAATGTTATTGTATATCCTTATTTTCTTAAAACATTAAGTAAAAAAGAATACTTGTCGGGCTTCGCGGAAATCATTAAACACGCGTTAATCGCTGATGCCGCTTACTGGAAAGATGTAGCAAAGGCGCAATTAGGAGATGAAGACATCATATTAAACCTCATAAAACATTCTATCCAGATCAAATACGAGGTAGTTAAAAAGGACCCGCATGAAAAAGGTCTTCGTAAAATATTAAATTTTGGTCATACCATCGGACATGCATTTGAGAGCTATTTCCTGGAAAAGAATGAAACCACGCTATTACATGGCGAAGCTGTAGCGGCAGGGATGATATGCGAAGCATACCTTTCCTACAAAAAGAACAAGCTCAGTCATACCGAATTGGACGAAATAACGTCATTTATCTCTTCTTTATACAAACAGGTATACTTTAAGAAGGAAGAAGAGATCCGGTTGATAGAATTAATGCAACATGATAAAAAAAACGAAGACAAAAATATTATCTTCACATTATTATCGCGGATAGGTAAAGCTGATATTAATAAAACCTGTTCCGTGGACCAGATACGGGATTCATTTAAATATTACCGCGAACAGTATAAGGCGCAGGATGTATAG
- a CDS encoding T9SS type A sorting domain-containing protein: MKTIRTLLVASALFTGAAYAQAVSSIAHSSAFASVTGDSSITINLPSGGKGHFETISMVGHTSTFASSGVSITLNLPANSKANDLLLVQISGRLTSGSVMTGPAGWKRLYSLPDISNQFGTNVFYKIQSATEPTSFTFTDSTGTSITDKLGVISAYHGVDITTPINAMAATIIAGTYTSPSVTTTSDSCMIVGLFSSNSLGLWTAPSGMKSRYDTSATQSTFVSIMGSDSVKTKAGNVAQLTATHAGTNGAVVMIALKPAFVITSDQYPVANDLLLAQISGRITAKAAVIPPAGWIKVRSLSSIPNQHATFIFYKIAGASEPATYTFKDSAKNVFSDRLGAITVYRGVDVSSPINAEDGVVTSSSPYSTPAVTTTVDSCLLVTLYSSATSGTWTVSSGRSVEYDTTGAQSSFVSIMSADSTQLIAGSVGTLSASQANASGTAAVIALQPKMILTGITTISGSSGFNIYPNPCNGQFNVSLGNNSPKSKFEVYNLLGEVVYGSQLNYFKNVINLDSQIKGIYFYRIIASEGAQILSTGRIIVQ, translated from the coding sequence ATGAAAACAATTCGTACTCTTTTAGTTGCATCTGCATTATTTACAGGCGCGGCTTACGCACAGGCCGTTTCTTCAATTGCACATAGTTCAGCTTTTGCTTCTGTTACCGGTGATTCGTCCATCACTATAAATCTTCCAAGTGGAGGTAAGGGTCATTTTGAAACAATTTCAATGGTGGGACATACTTCTACTTTTGCTTCGAGTGGAGTTTCCATTACATTAAATCTTCCGGCTAACAGTAAGGCCAATGATCTTTTACTGGTGCAAATTTCAGGAAGACTGACCAGTGGGTCGGTTATGACGGGACCGGCCGGCTGGAAACGTTTATACAGCTTGCCTGATATAAGTAATCAATTCGGAACAAATGTGTTTTATAAGATACAGAGTGCTACAGAACCAACTTCTTTTACATTTACGGATTCCACAGGCACTTCAATCACTGATAAACTTGGAGTCATTTCCGCTTATCATGGAGTAGATATCACGACACCTATAAATGCAATGGCCGCAACGATAATAGCCGGGACCTATACTTCACCTTCAGTAACAACTACATCTGATTCCTGTATGATCGTAGGATTGTTTTCGAGTAATTCTTTAGGTCTTTGGACCGCACCATCAGGAATGAAGAGCAGATATGATACATCAGCTACACAAAGCACTTTTGTAAGTATTATGGGTTCTGATTCTGTAAAAACCAAAGCAGGAAATGTTGCCCAGCTTACTGCAACTCATGCGGGAACAAACGGCGCTGTTGTAATGATCGCCTTAAAACCTGCATTTGTAATTACCAGCGATCAGTATCCCGTGGCAAATGATTTATTGTTGGCTCAAATTTCAGGAAGAATCACTGCAAAAGCAGCGGTTATTCCTCCAGCGGGATGGATCAAGGTCCGCAGCCTTTCCAGCATTCCCAATCAGCATGCAACATTTATTTTTTATAAAATAGCCGGCGCTTCCGAACCTGCTACATATACTTTTAAGGATTCTGCAAAAAATGTTTTTTCTGACAGGCTGGGCGCTATTACCGTATATCGTGGAGTTGATGTTTCCTCACCTATTAATGCAGAGGATGGAGTTGTTACATCTTCTTCTCCCTATTCAACGCCCGCTGTTACAACTACCGTTGATTCATGTTTGCTGGTGACATTGTATTCAAGTGCAACCAGCGGCACCTGGACCGTTTCATCCGGCAGAAGTGTTGAATACGATACTACAGGCGCACAATCCAGTTTTGTAAGCATTATGTCGGCTGATTCGACCCAGTTGATAGCAGGCAGTGTTGGCACACTTTCCGCAAGTCAGGCAAATGCTTCGGGAACAGCCGCTGTAATTGCCTTACAACCAAAAATGATTCTTACAGGCATCACAACTATTTCTGGTAGTAGTGGATTTAATATTTATCCGAATCCATGCAATGGACAATTTAATGTATCACTTGGAAATAATTCTCCCAAATCCAAGTTTGAAGTTTATAATTTGTTAGGCGAAGTAGTTTATGGCAGCCAATTAAACTATTTTAAGAATGTTATAAACCTGGATAGCCAGATTAAGGGCATTTATTTCTATAGAATAATAGCGTCAGAAGGTGCCCAAATACTTTCTACCGGGCGGATTATCGTTCAATAA
- a CDS encoding right-handed parallel beta-helix repeat-containing protein, producing the protein MKKYIQITLVIFFLAPVFSCRKDKIITDSSAKLEFSSDSVLFDTVFTTIGSATRLFTIHNRNNGAVKISSIKFGGGTSTQFLMNIDGVPVKSAANITIPGKDSLFVFVQVNVNPANQNSPLIIRDSIIFVTNGNIQDVYLEAWGQDAYYTKPNIFFTNGFSYSIISCNSTWTNDKPHVIYGYAVVDSACTLTMQPGTRVYMHKNAVLWVYKEGALDIQGSQSNPVIFQGDRLEPEYKDIPGQWGKIWLSALSKNNKIDWAILKNGAIGIQADTVNVASGNPTLRISNTIINNMSAAAIFGQGSQINGYNCVFGNCGQYTAALTIGGKYSFKHCTFSNYWSGFKATRLTPVLLINNWYKAASGAIQSRSIDSAYFGNCIIYGNLENEIGIDSSAGGNFRYKFENCVIKADGSYSALNTYHNSSVKKNADPGFKDAANNDCNISLTSPAKDWGNSVIGNMYPADLNGNPRNIDAAPDAGAYEYKP; encoded by the coding sequence TTGAAAAAATATATTCAAATAACATTAGTAATATTCTTCCTGGCTCCCGTATTCTCATGCAGGAAGGACAAGATCATTACTGATTCATCAGCTAAACTTGAATTTTCTTCTGACTCGGTTTTATTCGATACTGTTTTTACAACTATAGGCTCGGCCACACGGCTATTCACCATTCATAACCGCAACAATGGCGCTGTAAAAATATCATCCATAAAATTCGGAGGAGGGACAAGTACTCAATTCCTCATGAATATTGATGGCGTACCGGTTAAGTCGGCTGCTAACATTACTATACCGGGCAAAGACAGCTTGTTCGTGTTTGTACAGGTAAATGTAAACCCCGCTAATCAAAACAGTCCGCTTATTATACGCGACTCTATAATTTTTGTAACAAACGGAAACATACAGGATGTATACCTTGAAGCATGGGGACAAGATGCCTACTATACCAAACCCAATATTTTTTTCACGAATGGCTTTTCCTATTCAATAATTTCCTGCAACAGTACATGGACAAATGACAAACCCCATGTTATTTATGGTTATGCCGTGGTTGATTCAGCATGTACACTGACAATGCAGCCCGGCACACGTGTATATATGCATAAAAATGCTGTATTGTGGGTATACAAAGAGGGGGCACTTGATATTCAAGGTTCTCAGTCAAACCCCGTAATTTTTCAGGGCGACAGACTTGAACCCGAATACAAAGACATCCCGGGGCAGTGGGGCAAAATATGGTTGTCAGCACTAAGCAAAAACAACAAGATAGATTGGGCCATTCTTAAGAACGGTGCAATTGGAATACAGGCCGACACCGTTAATGTGGCAAGTGGAAATCCAACCTTGCGAATAAGCAACACTATTATAAATAATATGTCGGCCGCCGCAATTTTCGGGCAGGGCTCGCAAATAAACGGGTACAACTGCGTGTTTGGCAATTGCGGTCAGTATACTGCCGCCCTTACGATCGGGGGGAAATACAGTTTTAAGCACTGTACATTCAGTAATTACTGGAGCGGTTTTAAAGCCACACGCCTCACTCCTGTCCTGCTCATTAATAACTGGTATAAAGCGGCAAGCGGAGCCATTCAATCAAGAAGTATTGATAGCGCGTACTTTGGAAATTGCATTATATATGGCAACCTGGAGAACGAGATTGGTATTGATTCATCGGCCGGGGGTAATTTCAGATATAAATTTGAAAATTGTGTTATCAAAGCAGATGGTAGTTACAGCGCGTTAAATACCTATCACAACAGCAGTGTGAAAAAAAATGCCGACCCGGGCTTTAAGGATGCGGCCAATAATGACTGCAATATCAGTTTAACGAGTCCGGCCAAAGACTGGGGCAATAGTGTGATCGGAAATATGTATCCCGCTGATCTGAATGGAAATCCACGCAATATTGATGCCGCACCTGATGCGGGAGCTTATGAGTATAAACCATGA
- the porQ gene encoding type IX secretion system protein PorQ yields MHKNLRFPFIFALYFISNISFFAQIGGNSTYKFLDLPFSAREAALGGNLITVKDDDINLTFHNPALITPQMDNNFAFSFVNYISDISYGYAAYSKTFNKIGSFVGGVQYVDYGKFIEADPTGLITGSFKAADYSYNIGYSRPIDSVFTVGATLKTIYSHLDQYFSVGSVVDVGGTYYNAKHLFTASAIMRGMGYQWKTYVDGNREPMPFEVQLGISKRLQKAPFRLSLIGTHLEKWDLSYEDPANPIPTKDPLTGAPIKKNETKIFADKLGRHLIANIEMLLGKNFMLRFGYNYQRRKELRIDGRGGIPGFSFGIGFKIYKFNFSYGYAQYHVAAASSHFTVTTNISDFYRKK; encoded by the coding sequence ATGCACAAGAACTTACGGTTCCCATTTATTTTCGCTTTATATTTTATTTCGAATATCTCCTTCTTTGCGCAGATAGGAGGCAACAGCACCTACAAATTTTTAGATCTCCCTTTTTCAGCACGCGAAGCGGCTTTGGGTGGAAATTTGATCACAGTTAAGGATGACGACATTAATTTAACTTTTCACAATCCCGCGCTCATCACGCCCCAAATGGATAATAATTTTGCGTTTAGTTTTGTTAACTATATTTCTGATATAAGTTATGGATATGCTGCATACAGTAAAACATTTAATAAGATAGGAAGTTTTGTGGGAGGTGTGCAGTATGTTGATTATGGTAAATTCATTGAGGCTGATCCAACAGGGCTCATAACCGGAAGTTTTAAAGCGGCAGATTATTCGTATAATATTGGTTATTCCCGACCCATCGATTCGGTGTTTACTGTTGGAGCCACACTCAAAACTATTTATTCGCATCTCGATCAGTATTTTTCTGTAGGTTCTGTTGTGGATGTGGGGGGGACCTATTATAACGCGAAGCATTTGTTTACGGCTTCAGCAATTATGAGGGGGATGGGTTATCAATGGAAAACATATGTTGACGGGAACAGGGAGCCCATGCCCTTCGAAGTGCAATTGGGAATATCCAAAAGACTGCAGAAAGCCCCATTTCGTCTATCGCTGATAGGAACACACCTCGAAAAATGGGACCTTAGCTATGAAGACCCGGCCAACCCCATACCGACTAAAGATCCTCTGACAGGTGCGCCAATTAAGAAAAACGAGACAAAGATATTCGCAGATAAGCTCGGCAGGCATCTTATAGCTAATATTGAGATGCTGTTGGGCAAAAATTTCATGCTCCGTTTCGGATATAATTACCAGCGCAGAAAGGAGCTTAGGATTGATGGACGAGGCGGTATCCCCGGATTTTCTTTTGGTATCGGGTTTAAGATATATAAATTCAATTTTAGCTATGGCTATGCCCAATATCATGTAGCGGCAGCTTCGAGTCATTTTACAGTTACCACCAATATTTCGGATTTTTACCGGAAAAAATAG
- a CDS encoding 3-phosphoshikimate 1-carboxyvinyltransferase — MYRLTKPKKDLKGVIRLTASKSESNRALIIQALSQNPIQLNNLADAKDTQTLINILQKDKTDFKEGVQYDVGPAGTTMRFLTAYFATRPGTRILTGSERMKQRPIKPLVDVLNQLGADITYLEKKGFPPLKIKGKILTRNEAEIDGSMSSQFTTALLLISPQLFNGLVLRFKSEVTSPAYIKMTLKMMEHFNVNGIWNGDTITVSNQQYKTDNAEPYSIEADWSAASYWYSMAAMATEVDLRIMGLKNDSLQGDSIVKDLYTLLGVKTEFIEGGIHLTKSKPVVQALGFDFSDCPDIAQTVAVTAAGLRIPILLNGLHTLKIKETDRISAVIAELNKFGIDAHETFPNTIEIKEYRSPSIQPQFFVHTYDDHRMAMCFAPLAMVYDNIIIEHPEVVDKSYPGFWEDLRKLKFIVEKVNITSHI; from the coding sequence ATGTATAGGCTAACGAAACCAAAGAAGGACCTGAAAGGGGTAATCAGGCTCACCGCTTCAAAAAGCGAGAGCAACAGGGCGCTTATTATCCAGGCCCTGAGCCAGAATCCTATTCAACTTAATAATTTAGCTGACGCAAAAGATACTCAGACGCTAATAAATATTCTCCAAAAGGACAAAACTGATTTTAAAGAAGGCGTTCAATACGATGTGGGGCCCGCAGGAACTACCATGCGTTTTTTAACCGCCTACTTCGCTACCAGGCCCGGTACACGTATTCTTACAGGCAGCGAACGCATGAAGCAGCGCCCGATCAAGCCTTTGGTTGATGTATTGAATCAACTGGGCGCCGACATAACTTATCTTGAAAAAAAAGGATTTCCTCCTTTAAAGATCAAAGGCAAAATACTTACCCGCAATGAAGCTGAGATAGACGGAAGTATGAGCAGCCAGTTTACTACAGCTTTGCTGCTTATAAGTCCCCAATTATTTAACGGACTTGTTCTCCGTTTCAAAAGCGAAGTAACCTCACCAGCGTATATTAAAATGACATTAAAAATGATGGAACATTTTAATGTTAACGGCATTTGGAATGGTGATACGATTACAGTAAGCAATCAGCAATATAAAACAGATAACGCTGAACCCTATTCGATAGAAGCGGATTGGAGCGCGGCCTCTTACTGGTATTCCATGGCGGCCATGGCCACAGAGGTTGACCTGAGGATCATGGGTCTTAAAAATGACAGCCTGCAGGGCGACAGTATTGTAAAAGACCTGTACACTCTGCTTGGAGTTAAAACTGAATTTATTGAAGGTGGAATTCATCTGACAAAAAGTAAACCGGTTGTACAAGCCCTGGGATTCGACTTTTCCGATTGTCCCGATATTGCTCAAACAGTTGCAGTTACAGCAGCGGGGTTAAGGATACCTATCCTGCTAAATGGATTACACACATTGAAGATCAAAGAAACCGACCGTATTTCCGCCGTGATCGCGGAGTTGAACAAATTCGGCATTGACGCACATGAAACCTTTCCGAATACCATTGAAATAAAAGAATACAGATCACCATCCATTCAGCCTCAGTTCTTTGTTCATACGTACGATGATCACCGCATGGCCATGTGCTTTGCGCCACTGGCAATGGTATATGATAATATTATTATTGAACATCCTGAAGTTGTAGACAAATCCTATCCCGGTTTCTGGGAAGACCTACGAAAGCTGAAATTTATTGTGGAGAAGGTGAACATAACCTCACATATCTGA
- a CDS encoding (d)CMP kinase, whose protein sequence is MSKIIVAIDGFSACGKSTLAKALAARMGYVYIDSGAMYRAVTLYCMRKKIIKPDGNFAKTNVIKSLKKIKLSFKYNPSAKASDTYLNGINVEKNIRQMDVSNNVSKISMVKEVRKHVGKIQRDMGKKKGIVMDGRDIGTSVFPEAELKIFMTADPDIRVQRRLDELTPKGLHVTFDEVKLNLMNRDYDDTHRKESPLTKAKDAIVLDNTDLSKEQQLEFVLKLIDDMLLTKDSLVEKEG, encoded by the coding sequence ATGTCAAAGATCATAGTTGCTATTGACGGATTCTCTGCGTGTGGGAAAAGCACACTGGCTAAGGCTTTAGCTGCCCGTATGGGTTATGTGTATATTGATTCGGGTGCCATGTACCGGGCTGTCACTCTGTATTGTATGCGTAAAAAGATCATCAAACCCGATGGCAATTTTGCAAAAACAAATGTGATTAAGTCATTGAAGAAAATAAAACTTTCATTCAAATACAATCCCTCCGCTAAAGCTTCCGATACTTACCTCAATGGCATTAATGTTGAAAAGAATATCCGCCAGATGGATGTATCCAACAATGTGAGCAAAATAAGTATGGTCAAAGAGGTCCGGAAGCATGTAGGTAAGATACAACGCGACATGGGAAAGAAAAAAGGAATTGTAATGGATGGAAGAGATATCGGTACGAGTGTATTTCCGGAAGCCGAATTAAAAATATTTATGACAGCCGACCCGGATATACGTGTGCAACGCAGGCTGGATGAATTAACTCCCAAAGGTCTTCATGTTACGTTTGATGAAGTGAAATTAAACCTCATGAATCGTGATTACGATGACACTCATCGCAAAGAAAGTCCGCTCACAAAAGCTAAAGACGCTATAGTGCTTGACAACACTGATCTTTCAAAAGAACAACAATTGGAATTTGTATTGAAACTGATCGATGATATGCTGCTGACGAAGGATTCTTTAGTTGAAAAAGAAGGTTGA
- a CDS encoding proline dehydrogenase family protein: MLSFDNTEVAFSGKSDADLNRSYWLFKLIGNSTFVNVGQSLTAFAINIRLPIKGIIKATIFRQFVGGENITECDKTIESLARYRIGTILDYSVEGKENESDFDNCMRETIGTINKAMGSRNIPFCVFKITGLARFSLLDKVSAGLPLAEGEQQEFGRVHDRVNAICKKAYDNGVPVFIDAEESWIQPAIDSLANEMMSLYNKQKAIVYNTFQLYLKDSLAHLKKTFEAGQRGNFIVGAKLVRGAYMEKERKRAFEMNYRSPIQDTKQDTDNDYDAALEFCLEHVDRLAICAGTHNEHSSMYLTDLMKKKNIIPSHPHVCFSQLLGMSDHISFNLANAGYNVSKYVPYGPVKEVLPYLIRRARENTSVKGQTGRELNLIIKEKRRRKLLKKNNTAV, translated from the coding sequence ATGCTTTCGTTCGATAATACTGAAGTAGCTTTTTCCGGGAAAAGTGATGCCGATCTGAATCGTTCCTATTGGTTGTTCAAACTGATCGGTAATTCCACGTTCGTCAATGTGGGCCAGTCACTCACCGCTTTTGCCATTAATATCCGTTTGCCTATAAAAGGGATCATTAAAGCCACTATTTTCAGGCAATTTGTTGGCGGAGAAAATATAACCGAGTGCGATAAAACTATAGAATCCCTTGCCAGATACAGGATAGGTACCATACTTGATTATTCTGTTGAAGGCAAAGAGAACGAATCGGATTTTGACAATTGTATGCGCGAAACCATTGGCACGATCAATAAGGCTATGGGGAGCAGAAATATTCCTTTTTGTGTGTTTAAAATTACAGGACTGGCCCGTTTTTCTTTGCTTGATAAAGTAAGTGCAGGCCTGCCTTTAGCTGAAGGAGAACAGCAGGAGTTTGGCCGTGTCCACGACCGGGTGAATGCTATTTGCAAAAAAGCTTATGATAATGGGGTGCCGGTATTTATTGATGCCGAGGAAAGCTGGATTCAGCCTGCAATAGATAGCCTGGCTAATGAAATGATGAGCCTATACAATAAACAGAAGGCTATTGTATACAATACATTCCAGCTATACCTGAAAGACAGCCTGGCGCATCTTAAAAAAACTTTTGAGGCAGGGCAACGGGGTAATTTTATAGTGGGTGCAAAACTTGTGCGTGGAGCTTATATGGAGAAGGAGCGAAAAAGGGCCTTTGAGATGAATTACCGTTCGCCCATACAGGATACTAAACAGGATACGGACAATGATTATGATGCGGCTCTTGAGTTTTGCCTGGAACATGTCGACAGGTTGGCTATCTGTGCCGGCACGCACAATGAACACAGTTCAATGTACCTCACTGACCTGATGAAAAAAAAGAATATAATTCCTTCGCATCCGCATGTGTGTTTTTCTCAGCTTTTGGGTATGAGCGACCATATTAGCTTTAACCTTGCCAATGCGGGTTACAATGTATCCAAATATGTCCCATACGGTCCTGTTAAAGAGGTTCTGCCTTACCTGATCCGCCGCGCGCGCGAAAATACTTCCGTGAAAGGTCAGACCGGGAGAGAATTAAATCTCATCATTAAAGAAAAACGAAGAAGAAAGTTGCTAAAAAAAAATAACACTGCCGTTTGA